One Methanococcus aeolicus Nankai-3 DNA segment encodes these proteins:
- a CDS encoding calcium/sodium antiporter yields the protein MVEILFSVFILLLGLALLNYGSDWFVVGSSKVAKHLNVSNFVIGATVVAFGTSLPEIITSVYASYIGSTGIAVGNSLGSNIANVGLILGLSALIAPIYIRKENILKNGYIYLLFTIIAFILGYDGFNSIDGILLFIMLISYITYTIKKGGCCEEMGENNGSIVKSVLFTILGLLAVIVGSSLFVSGAKDIALFLGISDKIIGFTLVAFGTSLPELVVSITAVKRKLGDMVIGNIIGSNIANIGGALALASIISPLPKVPFEMTVNLLLTSLMVLFMSKHILEFIKKNKDKIHNKKDNNDNETIYSKINRIDGTILILIYLGFILFISNIL from the coding sequence ATGGTAGAAATTTTATTTAGTGTATTTATTCTATTATTGGGTTTGGCATTACTTAATTATGGTAGTGATTGGTTTGTAGTGGGGAGCTCCAAAGTAGCAAAACATTTAAATGTTTCAAATTTTGTAATTGGGGCAACAGTTGTTGCTTTTGGAACCTCATTACCTGAAATAATAACAAGCGTTTATGCATCATATATTGGCTCCACAGGAATAGCCGTAGGAAACTCATTAGGTAGTAATATAGCCAATGTTGGATTAATATTGGGATTAAGTGCCCTAATTGCTCCAATATATATAAGAAAAGAAAATATTTTAAAAAACGGATATATTTATTTATTATTTACAATCATAGCATTTATATTAGGCTATGATGGTTTTAATTCAATTGATGGTATATTATTATTTATAATGCTAATTTCATACATAACATATACTATTAAAAAAGGAGGATGTTGCGAGGAAATGGGGGAAAATAATGGGAGCATAGTTAAATCAGTGTTATTTACTATTTTAGGACTATTGGCAGTTATAGTTGGAAGTAGCCTATTTGTAAGTGGTGCAAAAGATATTGCATTGTTTTTAGGCATATCTGATAAAATCATTGGATTTACCCTTGTTGCTTTTGGAACCTCATTACCTGAATTGGTGGTTTCAATTACCGCAGTTAAAAGAAAACTGGGAGATATGGTAATTGGAAATATTATTGGTAGTAATATAGCAAATATTGGCGGTGCATTGGCATTGGCTTCCATAATAAGCCCACTCCCAAAAGTTCCTTTTGAAATGACTGTAAATTTACTTTTAACCTCATTGATGGTATTATTTATGTCCAAACATATTCTGGAATTTATTAAGAAAAATAAGGATAAAATACATAACAAAAAAGATAATAACGATAATGAAACCATTTACTCAAAAATAAATAGAATTGATGGAACAATATTAATTTTAATTTATTTAGGATTTATATTATTTATTTCCAATATATTATAA
- the tfrB gene encoding fumarate reductase (CoM/CoB) subunit TfrB, translated as MKQIKLKIKLNGVFKEYFVPNNITVLEALEYINKTYNENIQYRASCRAGQCGSCAMTINNEPKLACKTKVEHNTTIEPLKNFIVIKDLIVDREQYYKKLNNIRNYVENEKEIFSGENIQNKEDTINDSENTENNKIDTLKDKTITAINSAGDITNIKKIRGCIDCLSCLSKCPAKEFSEYPGPTLMRQIARFAFDKRDNINRCEMAFFENLPNCTTCGKCVEVCPKEIDIVHNAVEKLRAKAFENGYYLKEHMEVRKNVLNKNNNNRSIIKEKTPLLEEVHNEYIVEHEKMRVAFFTGCLVDYRLQDVGKSAIKILNAHGISVIIPKNQICCGSPFIRTGQTDVANTLKNHNLNIFNNLEVDAIITVCAGCGSTLKNDYKEKEFKVMDITEILNKVGLINYNPLKDHTKLIGIPTEEHDKKIKITYHDPCHLRRGQGIFVEPRKILRHIPNLEFIEMELPDQCCGAGGGVRSGKPELASAIGKRKAKMIADTDADFVITVCPFCEYHIKDSINKYNKENDIKKDTKVLNIVSLLDKVI; from the coding sequence ATGAAACAAATAAAATTAAAAATAAAATTAAATGGAGTATTTAAAGAATATTTCGTTCCAAATAATATAACTGTTTTAGAAGCATTAGAATACATAAATAAAACATACAACGAAAATATACAATATAGGGCATCATGTAGGGCAGGACAGTGTGGAAGTTGTGCCATGACGATAAATAACGAACCAAAACTTGCCTGTAAAACAAAAGTAGAGCATAACACAACAATAGAACCATTGAAAAATTTCATTGTGATTAAAGATTTAATAGTAGATAGGGAACAATATTATAAAAAATTGAATAATATAAGAAATTATGTAGAAAATGAAAAGGAAATTTTTTCTGGCGAAAATATTCAAAATAAAGAAGATACAATAAATGATTCGGAGAATACAGAAAATAATAAAATAGATACCTTAAAAGACAAAACAATAACAGCAATAAACAGCGCCGGGGACATAACCAATATAAAAAAAATAAGGGGTTGCATAGATTGCCTGTCTTGTCTCTCAAAATGTCCAGCAAAGGAGTTTTCAGAATACCCTGGTCCAACTTTAATGAGACAGATTGCAAGATTTGCATTTGATAAAAGAGACAATATAAACAGGTGTGAAATGGCATTTTTTGAAAATTTACCAAATTGCACAACCTGTGGAAAATGTGTTGAAGTGTGTCCAAAAGAAATTGACATAGTACATAATGCCGTGGAAAAATTAAGGGCAAAAGCCTTTGAAAATGGATATTATTTAAAGGAGCATATGGAAGTTCGAAAAAATGTATTAAATAAAAATAATAACAACAGGTCTATAATTAAAGAGAAAACTCCATTGTTGGAAGAAGTGCATAATGAGTATATTGTTGAACATGAAAAAATGAGGGTGGCCTTTTTTACGGGCTGTTTGGTGGATTATAGACTTCAAGATGTGGGAAAAAGTGCTATAAAAATATTAAATGCTCATGGAATTTCTGTAATTATTCCAAAAAATCAAATTTGTTGCGGTTCTCCATTTATACGAACAGGTCAAACGGATGTGGCCAATACTTTAAAAAATCATAATTTAAATATATTTAACAATTTAGAAGTTGATGCCATAATTACTGTATGTGCGGGGTGCGGTAGCACACTTAAAAACGATTACAAAGAAAAAGAATTTAAAGTTATGGATATCACCGAAATATTAAACAAAGTGGGACTTATAAACTATAATCCACTTAAAGACCATACAAAATTAATAGGAATTCCAACAGAGGAACACGATAAAAAAATAAAAATAACATATCATGATCCATGTCATTTGAGAAGGGGACAAGGCATATTTGTTGAACCACGAAAAATATTAAGACATATTCCAAATTTGGAATTTATTGAGATGGAGCTCCCTGACCAATGTTGTGGTGCTGGTGGCGGTGTAAGAAGTGGAAAACCAGAATTAGCAAGTGCAATAGGAAAAAGAAAAGCTAAAATGATAGCAGATACAGATGCCGATTTTGTAATTACTGTATGTCCATTTTGCGAATACCATATAAAAGATAGCATAAATAAATACAATAAAGAAAATGATATTAAAAAAGATACTAAGGTATTAAATATAGTATCTCTACTTGATAAGGTGATTTAA
- the hmgA gene encoding hydroxymethylglutaryl-CoA reductase (NADPH) — MDISEIINKLKNKEIKPYQLDELFNSEEAVKIRRKYIEDMVNMELPQISNYTIDEKEASKKNIENMIGAIQIPLGYAGPLKVNGKHANKEYFVPLATTEGALVASVNRGCSIISKCGGCTVRVIGDKMTRAPVFTTKSIVDAMELKEWIEANFQKIKEIAETTTRHGKLKSISPILIVGRFVYPRFTYSTGDAMGMNMVTIATEKACEFITSQIREEKNIIVHMAALSGNVCTDKKPAGINLIEGRGKTVIAEVYLTNEEIKKYLKTTAKAIEQVNMYKNLIGSAISNSMGFNAHYANIVGALFLATGQDEAHIVEGSLGITVAESDENGLYFSVTLPDLPVGTVGGGTRIETQNECLKIIDCNGGGNALKFAEIVGATVLAGELSLMGALASGHLAKAHSELGR; from the coding sequence ATAGATATATCCGAAATTATAAATAAATTAAAAAATAAAGAAATAAAGCCATATCAATTAGATGAATTATTTAATTCAGAAGAAGCCGTAAAAATAAGAAGAAAATATATTGAAGATATGGTAAATATGGAGCTCCCTCAAATTTCAAATTATACAATTGACGAAAAAGAGGCTTCCAAAAAAAATATAGAAAATATGATAGGGGCAATACAAATACCGCTCGGCTATGCTGGACCATTAAAAGTAAATGGAAAACATGCCAATAAAGAATATTTCGTTCCACTTGCTACCACAGAGGGGGCATTGGTTGCTTCTGTAAATCGAGGTTGTAGTATAATCTCAAAATGTGGGGGTTGCACAGTTAGAGTAATAGGAGACAAAATGACAAGAGCTCCCGTATTTACTACAAAATCCATAGTCGATGCAATGGAATTAAAAGAATGGATTGAAGCCAATTTCCAAAAAATAAAAGAAATTGCAGAAACCACCACCCGTCATGGGAAATTAAAGAGTATTAGTCCCATATTAATAGTTGGAAGATTCGTATATCCAAGATTTACATACAGCACAGGCGATGCTATGGGTATGAATATGGTAACCATTGCCACAGAAAAAGCCTGTGAGTTCATAACCAGCCAAATCAGAGAGGAAAAAAATATAATCGTTCATATGGCGGCACTAAGTGGAAATGTTTGCACAGACAAAAAACCAGCAGGAATAAACCTCATAGAGGGAAGGGGAAAAACAGTCATAGCAGAGGTTTATTTAACCAATGAGGAAATAAAAAAATACTTAAAAACCACGGCAAAAGCAATTGAACAAGTGAATATGTATAAAAATTTAATTGGTTCAGCCATAAGTAACTCCATGGGATTTAATGCCCATTATGCCAATATTGTAGGGGCTTTATTTCTTGCTACGGGGCAGGATGAAGCCCATATTGTAGAAGGGAGTTTAGGAATAACTGTTGCAGAAAGTGATGAAAACGGACTATATTTCTCAGTTACACTCCCAGATTTGCCGGTTGGAACAGTTGGAGGCGGAACAAGAATTGAAACCCAGAATGAATGTTTAAAAATTATTGATTGCAACGGGGGAGGTAATGCCTTGAAGTTTGCTGAAATAGTCGGGGCTACTGTTCTTGCCGGTGAGTTATCGTTGATGGGAGCTCTGGCATCAGGACATTTGGCAAAGGCGCATTCTGAATTAGGCAGATAA
- a CDS encoding Tfx family DNA-binding protein: MDSFLTETQIKVLKLRKKGLTQEKIAEQLNTSRANISMIEKRAKENIAKAKETLKIYNNIIAPLKLIIPEGTDVLDIPKQILEVSDINDITIPYAQLEMLELIHKSVPECLYNRVVKKSFTINILENGELSFMG; encoded by the coding sequence ATGGATTCATTTCTAACGGAAACTCAAATAAAAGTATTAAAATTAAGAAAAAAAGGACTAACCCAGGAAAAAATTGCCGAGCAACTTAATACCAGTAGGGCAAATATAAGTATGATAGAAAAACGAGCAAAGGAGAACATTGCAAAAGCCAAAGAAACATTGAAAATATATAATAATATCATAGCCCCATTAAAATTAATCATACCAGAAGGAACAGATGTTTTAGACATTCCAAAACAGATATTGGAAGTTTCGGATATAAATGATATTACTATACCTTATGCTCAATTGGAGATGCTTGAATTAATACATAAAAGTGTGCCAGAATGCCTATATAATCGAGTAGTTAAAAAATCATTTACTATAAATATACTTGAAAATGGAGAATTGTCATTTATGGGATAA
- a CDS encoding mRNA surveillance protein pelota, producing MKIIKEIPEKNIIKVMPENLDDLWHLSNIILKNNAVSAMTERRTEDKGDKLRADRGTKRRVYLGVKAEKIKFDENTNRLRVSGPIIHGPEDVPIGSYHTIDIEPLKDVSIQKNWKKWDLQRLKDAENSAKKPKIIVVIMDDSDATVFIIRDYGVKEIGHIKSRLSKKLDYKRQDQENINYYNEILEVMSPYEGKILVAGPGFTKNNFQKYLSEKHKDMLQRVVFESTNHTGRLGLAEVLKSGIVDRIYGEARLSKETQLVNKLLEEISKKGLAVYGVDDVKNALNYSAIETLLITDEFLRKNRRILEDLINSVEAIGGSSIIISTEYDVGKQLKALGGIGGLLRFPIE from the coding sequence ATGAAAATAATTAAAGAAATACCTGAAAAAAATATAATTAAAGTTATGCCCGAAAACTTAGATGATTTATGGCACCTATCAAATATAATTTTAAAAAATAATGCTGTTTCTGCAATGACGGAGAGACGAACAGAAGATAAAGGGGATAAATTAAGGGCAGATAGAGGGACAAAAAGAAGAGTTTATTTAGGGGTTAAAGCAGAAAAAATAAAATTTGATGAAAATACCAATAGATTAAGGGTCAGTGGCCCAATAATCCATGGTCCAGAGGATGTTCCAATTGGCTCATATCACACCATAGACATAGAACCACTTAAAGATGTATCCATACAAAAAAACTGGAAAAAATGGGATTTACAAAGGTTAAAAGATGCCGAAAATTCTGCAAAAAAACCAAAAATTATAGTTGTGATTATGGACGATAGCGATGCTACCGTATTTATAATCAGAGATTATGGGGTAAAAGAGATAGGACATATAAAATCAAGATTATCTAAAAAATTAGACTACAAAAGGCAAGACCAAGAAAATATAAATTATTACAACGAAATACTTGAAGTAATGTCGCCATACGAAGGAAAAATACTTGTAGCAGGTCCGGGATTTACAAAAAACAATTTTCAAAAATATCTGTCTGAAAAACACAAAGATATGCTCCAAAGGGTTGTATTTGAATCCACAAACCATACTGGACGATTAGGACTTGCAGAAGTTTTAAAATCTGGTATCGTGGATAGAATTTATGGGGAAGCTCGCCTTAGTAAGGAAACTCAATTGGTAAATAAATTATTAGAAGAAATTTCAAAAAAAGGACTTGCAGTTTATGGTGTTGATGATGTTAAAAATGCTTTAAATTATTCTGCAATTGAAACTTTATTAATTACAGATGAATTTTTAAGAAAAAATAGGAGAATTTTAGAGGATTTAATTAATTCTGTTGAAGCTATTGGTGGGAGCTCCATTATAATCTCCACAGAATATGATGTAGGAAAACAGTTGAAAGCACTTGGTGGAATAGGAGGTTTATTAAGGTTTCCTATTGAATAA
- a CDS encoding permease produces the protein MIINITNITNIININTIFIILEHSFNFFWMALPYILFGFILSTIIKMNINSNFKKRILHNLDGSIISLLILSFIGAILPLCSASGIPVANALNSKNANLGMSMAFIVSAASINPITIMLTLSMLGYEMTIIQILASLMLSILVGLLFYNEGAPIINYDIIVKNKNYHENFFEIFIGQLKKFLPSMVLGFLISGIIITFISKDAILLILSNNIYSYFYVSILRVFIFLCPHAMIPIIKSVAIEGIQKGLIISFLISAPTLGLPLLLTMKKGYGLKITLKYFGSVVLISALIGMIYDFIIR, from the coding sequence ATGATAATAAATATAACTAATATAACTAATATAATTAATATCAATACAATATTTATTATATTGGAACATTCTTTTAATTTTTTTTGGATGGCACTTCCATATATTTTATTTGGGTTTATTTTATCGACCATCATAAAAATGAATATTAATAGTAATTTTAAAAAAAGAATACTCCATAATTTGGATGGCAGTATTATCTCCCTACTAATATTATCATTTATTGGGGCAATACTGCCTTTATGTTCTGCAAGTGGTATTCCCGTAGCAAATGCCTTAAATTCAAAAAATGCAAATTTAGGAATGAGTATGGCATTTATCGTGTCAGCTGCCTCAATAAATCCCATAACCATTATGCTAACATTGTCCATGTTAGGCTATGAAATGACAATTATTCAAATATTGGCATCGTTGATGTTATCTATTTTGGTGGGTTTGCTGTTTTATAATGAGGGAGCTCCCATTATCAACTATGATATAATTGTTAAAAATAAAAATTATCATGAAAATTTTTTTGAAATATTCATTGGGCAATTAAAAAAATTTCTTCCCTCAATGGTGCTTGGATTTTTGATATCTGGGATTATTATTACTTTTATTTCAAAAGATGCCATATTATTAATTCTTTCAAATAATATTTATTCATATTTTTATGTTTCAATACTTAGGGTATTTATTTTTTTATGTCCTCATGCAATGATACCAATTATAAAATCTGTTGCGATTGAAGGAATTCAAAAAGGATTGATAATTTCATTTTTAATATCTGCTCCAACTTTGGGGCTTCCCCTGTTATTAACTATGAAAAAAGGATATGGGCTAAAAATAACATTAAAATATTTTGGTAGTGTGGTTTTAATAAGTGCTTTAATTGGAATGATATATGATTTTATAATTAGATAA
- a CDS encoding 4Fe-4S binding protein — MDFNKIKLKKWFPTIMKYLFFIVSLETIVLVMLRCPYVIPFLACDMCPVVDCPSKYYRKPFVAFIVGYMIIFKADFCSKICPFGSLNDILYKIRRKISKKPFKLSLETKTILNFLKYLFFVCAIIAIFYGNPRYYIPIHTSDLMTSLKLAYLAAGNAYFARLYVIVGALLLGLLLIPRFWCRYICPLGTSIQLTKKGIRKIKTVNAVKSCGDCSKCGKNDNKYN; from the coding sequence ATGGATTTTAATAAAATAAAATTAAAAAAATGGTTTCCAACTATTATGAAATATTTATTTTTCATTGTATCATTGGAAACTATTGTATTGGTAATGCTCAGGTGCCCTTATGTAATTCCCTTTTTAGCCTGTGATATGTGCCCTGTGGTAGATTGTCCATCTAAATATTATAGAAAACCTTTTGTAGCTTTTATTGTTGGATATATGATTATATTTAAGGCTGATTTTTGTAGTAAAATTTGCCCCTTCGGGTCATTAAATGATATATTATATAAAATTAGAAGAAAAATTTCAAAAAAACCATTTAAATTATCGTTGGAAACTAAAACAATATTAAATTTTTTAAAATATCTGTTCTTTGTATGTGCCATAATTGCCATATTTTATGGAAATCCAAGGTATTACATACCAATTCATACTTCTGACCTAATGACTTCTTTAAAATTAGCATATTTAGCGGCCGGAAATGCATATTTTGCCCGATTATATGTTATAGTGGGAGCTTTATTATTGGGATTATTGTTAATTCCAAGATTTTGGTGTAGATATATTTGTCCATTGGGAACCAGTATTCAATTAACAAAAAAAGGAATAAGAAAAATAAAAACCGTCAATGCTGTAAAATCCTGCGGTGACTGTTCAAAGTGTGGAAAAAATGATAATAAATATAACTAA
- a CDS encoding substrate-binding domain-containing protein gives MNKLTIILIGIIGISLMFSGCVSDASKTGTTTTTETPTLVVYSCGGPTEALQEVNKEFEKKYNCKVEFTGASAGTLRKAIENGAYTDVFLPRSISHSEILTNESLMEPDYKIYQFTEWVIITPKGNPKNITKLEDLLEKDVIVYTNSKATIPAIKALKPEKELIEKIYEKSSKDYDCYRKMLDAVVDRKCDAALVERRCITLEGIKGNVEVIDIPREYLDIQKGVFTVGVMKNSKEKDLAYKYKEFVLSDEGQNILEKHGFYPVKSKKGNELLNNYYSEYKELTPAN, from the coding sequence ATGAATAAATTAACAATAATATTAATTGGAATTATTGGGATAAGCCTTATGTTTAGTGGCTGTGTCTCCGATGCTTCAAAAACAGGAACAACAACGACAACAGAAACTCCGACATTGGTAGTTTATAGTTGCGGAGGCCCAACAGAAGCACTTCAAGAAGTAAATAAAGAATTTGAAAAAAAATATAACTGTAAAGTTGAATTTACAGGAGCATCAGCTGGAACTTTGAGGAAAGCAATAGAAAATGGTGCCTATACAGATGTATTTTTACCAAGAAGTATCAGTCATTCAGAAATATTAACAAACGAAAGTTTAATGGAACCAGACTATAAAATCTACCAATTTACAGAATGGGTAATAATAACTCCGAAAGGAAACCCTAAGAATATAACTAAATTAGAAGATTTATTGGAAAAAGATGTTATAGTTTACACAAACTCAAAAGCAACGATTCCAGCAATAAAAGCATTAAAACCCGAAAAAGAATTAATCGAAAAAATTTATGAAAAAAGTTCAAAAGATTATGATTGTTATAGGAAGATGTTGGATGCTGTTGTAGATAGAAAATGTGATGCTGCATTAGTTGAAAGAAGATGCATAACATTGGAGGGAATAAAGGGAAATGTTGAAGTTATAGATATTCCCAGAGAATACCTCGATATACAAAAAGGCGTTTTCACAGTAGGAGTTATGAAAAACTCAAAAGAAAAAGATTTGGCATATAAATATAAGGAATTTGTGCTCTCTGATGAAGGACAAAATATATTGGAAAAACATGGATTCTATCCGGTAAAATCTAAAAAAGGTAATGAATTATTAAATAACTATTATTCGGAGTATAAAGAGTTAACTCCTGCTAATTAA
- the selD gene encoding selenide, water dikinase SelD has protein sequence MKSKDIKLTQMVELHGUACKLPNTELEALVKDIISKEDLEKTLVGLGDDAAVIIRNNLAIVKTVDVFTPIVDDPYTQGKIAACNSISDVYAMGVLDIIGVLVIMGIPQNLPIECAKEMLKGFQDFCRADDTTIIGGHTILNPAPIIGGSVSGVGRKEDILTKGGAKEGDILILTKPLGTQSAMALSRVGEEYEDLLEITAKEKERIIDKAIELMTTSNRGALMALRELERENNEKIANAMTDITGFGILGHSQEMAEQSDVDIEINLLPIIKKTDYLSSSFGHQLLKGYGAETAGGLFISVNPNYADKLVEKLRISGNYAYMVGKVLKSKSDVGKAHLSDNLKILEIS, from the coding sequence ATTAAATCAAAAGATATAAAATTAACTCAAATGGTGGAGCTCCATGGATGAGCTTGCAAACTTCCCAACACAGAATTAGAGGCACTGGTAAAAGACATTATATCAAAAGAAGATTTAGAAAAAACCCTCGTTGGATTAGGTGATGATGCCGCCGTAATTATTAGAAACAACCTTGCAATAGTAAAAACCGTAGATGTTTTTACTCCCATTGTAGATGACCCATATACACAGGGCAAAATAGCAGCATGCAACTCTATAAGCGATGTTTATGCTATGGGCGTATTGGATATAATTGGTGTATTGGTAATAATGGGAATTCCTCAAAATCTTCCGATAGAATGTGCAAAAGAAATGTTAAAAGGATTTCAGGACTTTTGTAGGGCTGATGATACAACAATAATCGGCGGACATACCATATTAAACCCTGCTCCGATAATTGGGGGCTCTGTTAGTGGCGTAGGTAGAAAAGAGGATATACTTACAAAAGGAGGGGCGAAAGAAGGAGATATATTAATATTGACAAAACCATTGGGCACACAGTCGGCTATGGCACTATCTCGAGTAGGGGAAGAATATGAAGACCTATTGGAAATAACTGCAAAAGAAAAGGAAAGAATAATTGATAAGGCTATTGAATTAATGACTACTTCAAATCGGGGGGCACTAATGGCACTGCGAGAATTGGAGCGGGAAAATAATGAAAAGATAGCAAATGCAATGACGGATATTACGGGTTTTGGAATATTGGGACATAGTCAAGAAATGGCTGAACAAAGTGATGTCGATATAGAGATAAATCTTCTTCCGATTATTAAAAAAACCGACTATCTGTCTTCATCGTTTGGACATCAATTATTAAAAGGATATGGTGCCGAAACCGCGGGTGGATTGTTTATATCTGTAAATCCGAATTATGCCGATAAATTGGTTGAAAAACTACGAATAAGCGGAAATTATGCCTATATGGTAGGAAAAGTTTTAAAATCTAAATCTGATGTTGGGAAGGCACATTTAAGTGATAACTTAAAGATTTTAGAGATATCGTAA
- a CDS encoding HAD family hydrolase yields the protein MIDIPNYKNMTSKTIVFDLNGTLAIDGIVNDEVKELLIKLSKKYNIVVITADTYGTLRNEFKEYDYTIEIIKNTEEKGEKAQKYSPYIAIGNGNNDIEMFKNSELSVAIIGKEGCNGKLLLHSDIVVHNIVDAINLFLNENRLIATLRK from the coding sequence ATGATTGATATACCCAATTATAAAAATATGACTTCTAAAACTATTGTTTTTGATTTGAATGGTACTCTTGCAATAGATGGAATAGTAAATGATGAGGTAAAAGAATTATTAATAAAACTATCCAAAAAATATAATATTGTAGTGATTACGGCCGATACATACGGAACTCTTAGAAATGAATTTAAAGAGTATGATTATACCATTGAAATTATAAAAAATACAGAAGAAAAAGGCGAAAAGGCACAAAAATATTCTCCATATATTGCCATTGGAAACGGAAATAATGATATAGAGATGTTTAAAAACTCTGAGCTATCTGTAGCCATAATTGGAAAAGAAGGTTGTAATGGCAAATTATTATTACACTCCGATATTGTGGTACATAATATAGTTGATGCAATAAATTTATTTTTAAATGAAAATAGATTGATTGCAACCCTCAGAAAGTGA
- a CDS encoding pyruvate kinase alpha/beta domain-containing protein, with amino-acid sequence MEKSITYFEYAGAPNTEETLKLAVNRAEELNIKNIVISSTTGDSALKLLEIIKEKKLNISVSTVSYHQGFHEVDKMSIDEETIKKLNEQGAKVFMGGHALSGVERAISTKFGGANPVEIIAQTLRNFGHGLKVAYEVSLMAADAGLIPTKEEVIAIGGRSKGVDTAIVLKPSIMKNFFDSEVREIICMPRNKKKIEEL; translated from the coding sequence ATGGAAAAATCCATTACTTATTTTGAATATGCAGGAGCTCCGAACACAGAGGAGACTTTAAAGTTGGCAGTGAATAGGGCAGAAGAATTAAATATTAAAAATATAGTAATATCATCTACAACGGGAGATTCAGCATTGAAATTATTGGAAATAATAAAAGAAAAAAAGCTAAATATATCTGTATCAACCGTATCCTACCATCAAGGGTTTCATGAAGTGGATAAAATGTCCATTGATGAAGAAACCATAAAAAAACTAAATGAGCAGGGGGCAAAAGTATTCATGGGAGGTCATGCTCTTAGTGGTGTAGAAAGAGCAATTTCAACTAAATTTGGTGGAGCAAATCCTGTTGAAATTATTGCCCAAACTTTAAGAAATTTTGGGCATGGTTTAAAAGTGGCTTATGAGGTATCTCTAATGGCAGCAGATGCAGGATTAATACCTACAAAAGAGGAAGTTATAGCTATAGGGGGGAGAAGTAAGGGAGTAGATACGGCAATAGTTTTAAAACCTTCAATTATGAAAAACTTTTTTGATAGTGAAGTAAGGGAAATAATATGTATGCCACGAAATAAAAAGAAAATTGAAGAATTATAA